Proteins encoded in a region of the Synechococcus sp. BIOS-U3-1 genome:
- a CDS encoding glucokinase, with translation MAAKTYLAGDLGGTKTLLSLYREIDGQLKKEHSHRYRSADWQDLESMLKHFLNQSPADLPKPTTSCIAVAGPVHQGSAKLTNLPWQLSQTSLSAATGLERLELVNDFAVLIHGLSHLSDEQQVVLQTGRDKATPAPGGTENGPVAILGAGTGLGMARGLPIAGGWLAIPSEGGHREFSPRTEDEWELAQWLRQDLGLQRLSIERIVSGTGLGHVMNWLLHRQPETEHCLRAHAHAWRTMTADQPGYQDLPSCTGKAAASGDPLAGEALKLWLGAYGSVAGDLALQELCTGGLWIGGGTAPKNLGGLCSKQFLEPLRSKGRFRCLIEGLTIRAVVDPEAGLFSAACRARDLVESGGTLA, from the coding sequence ATGGCAGCCAAGACCTACCTGGCAGGCGATCTTGGAGGCACAAAGACACTCCTGAGCCTCTACAGGGAGATTGATGGACAGCTGAAGAAAGAGCACAGCCACCGCTACAGATCAGCGGACTGGCAGGACCTCGAATCGATGCTTAAGCATTTTTTGAATCAATCCCCTGCCGACCTGCCAAAACCAACAACCAGTTGCATTGCCGTTGCCGGGCCTGTTCATCAGGGCAGCGCCAAGCTCACCAATCTGCCCTGGCAATTGAGTCAGACGTCTTTATCGGCTGCAACGGGTTTGGAACGGCTTGAGCTGGTCAATGACTTCGCTGTCTTGATCCATGGGTTGTCCCACTTAAGTGATGAACAACAGGTGGTGCTGCAGACGGGACGAGACAAAGCGACACCCGCCCCAGGTGGAACCGAAAATGGTCCTGTGGCCATTCTCGGTGCGGGAACCGGCCTGGGCATGGCGCGTGGATTGCCCATAGCCGGCGGATGGCTTGCCATTCCCAGCGAAGGCGGCCACCGGGAATTTTCGCCTCGCACCGAGGATGAATGGGAACTCGCTCAATGGCTGAGACAGGATCTTGGACTGCAACGGTTGTCCATTGAGCGGATTGTCAGTGGCACTGGTCTCGGACATGTGATGAATTGGCTGCTTCACCGTCAGCCGGAAACCGAGCATTGCCTGAGGGCTCATGCCCACGCCTGGCGCACAATGACTGCCGATCAACCCGGTTATCAGGATCTGCCGTCCTGCACCGGAAAAGCAGCCGCAAGCGGTGACCCTCTTGCTGGCGAAGCACTGAAACTTTGGCTTGGAGCCTATGGATCTGTAGCAGGAGACCTGGCTCTACAGGAGCTCTGCACCGGGGGCCTCTGGATTGGGGGGGGAACAGCCCCAAAAAACCTAGGTGGCCTCTGCTCCAAGCAGTTTCTGGAACCTTTACGGTCCAAAGGACGGTTCCGTTGCCTGATCGAAGGATTGACCATCCGCGCAGTCGTCGATCCGGAGGCAGGATTGTTTAGTGCGGCTTGCCGCGCACGTGATCTCGTGGAGTCGGGTGGGACACTGGCCTGA